AATTCGCAATGCCAGACCGGGCTTGCGTCCAGAATCCATGTTTCGGCCCAGGCGGTCGATCCGGGGGCACTCAGTTCAATGTCCGGTGCCATCTCCAGATCCGACAGGAACTGGATTTTACGGTCTTCAGATCCGAAATTGATCAGGGCCTGCCGGTTTTCCACCTGGATGCCGGAGGTGGTGACCGATTCTCCCGGAATCAGCGGCAGGGACAGGACCACCGGCGTTCCGGTCGGTGTGAGCCGGGTGATGACCGTCGATATCTGCCAGGACAGGCCCAGATGCAGGGTCCTGCCGACATGAAGAAAGGGCGGAAGCACGCTGCCGTTGACGGGCCTGGCTTCACCGCTTCTGGTTTCTGCCCGGGTCAGCTGGAGAGCGGCTTCGGTCCGGCCATCGGGATGCACGCCTTTAATTGTCCACCCGCTGCTGCTGACCGTTGTGTGCCGTGGGGGCAGGGGCAGCGGGATATGAATCGTATCGGCGCCTCCGGTGCTGCCGGACAGAATGAGGCGGTGAATGCCTTCGGGAACCAGCGCCCAGAGCATCGGGTTGGTGCCTGAAACGGTTTTGGAAAGCCCCTGTGCCGGGTGATCGTCCAGCAGGACGGATTGCGGCATCCAGGAATTCAAGGCCCCCGGCAGGGGAACAGCGGTTTGGCAGGCGGCGTGGATATCTAACTGAATCCGGATCTGATCCGCGGTTGCATTCAGGTCCATTGCAACAATGGATGCGCAGTTTGGCAGACAGTCCGGCGGCTCCAGCAGTCGCTCCTGAAGTTGTTTCAACAGATCCGGCGGGGGAAAATCGGCAGGCTGCGTCTGGGCGCCGGTGATGTGCGGTGACAGGATCAGCACCGCTGCCATGAGCCCGGCTGCCGCTGTCGGAAAGAGTTTTCCGGCCACCTGCCGCCATTTTTTCGGGTCAATGAAGCCTGAGATCAACCCCGCCAGCAACAGGACTCTCACAAAAGCGAGCGCGAGGTTTACTGCCGGTGACAGAAACCAGAGGCGGATGCTCTGGTCTTTATGCACGGGACCGTTCCATTTCAGACTGAAGCGGTTCCATCGCCAGTCCGGCAGCCCCGGGCCTGTCTGAATCAGCGCGTTCGGGTCCTGTGCCAGTACGGCTTGGGTGCGGACATCAGGCTCGGAAGAATCCGGTTTTTCCGAAATCAGACTTTTTGTCATACGTCTGGCGGATGTAAGCGGCATGGAGTCTCTGTCTTCACGTTTTTGAAGCGATCCGGCAATTTTGTCACTTACGGTGGATGACGGCCGGACGATGCTGCCGGGTTTTTCCAGCTGGGGATAAATGCCGGTTCGGATCTGGTGGACCATAAACGGTATGGAAGTGGCCAGCAGGACAACGACGGCGGCAATGGCCCACAGGTTGATGACTTTTTTGAACCAGCCGTCGGGAAGTATCCGGGACAGTGCCAGGGCGGCGACGATATGCAGCCATACCAGCCGCGGGGAACCGGCCTCATGATAAATCAGGACCAGCGTTGCCAGGGCCAGCAGGCCCCAGCTCCGATTTTTGAGCTTGTATATGGAAAGGGCGATCATCAGTACAACAAAAAAGTCCAGCAGGGTCCAGCGCTGAAACCAGGTCCCCGGCAGAACGTCCACTCCGTCTGCGGACAGAAGCCGCCATCCGGGAGGCAGGTTCAGAATCCCGGATACGCTCTCAAATCCGTGATCCCATCCGACCGCGGGCACCCGCGTGATGGAGGCGGTAAGCCGGGAGTCGGCTTCCAGGTGAAGGCTTCCGCGACGCAGCTCGACTCCGGGTTTTTTATCCCTGCCCCGGGCCGTGATCAGCTGATCCTTTCCATCGACCGATACCCGTCCCAGCTGTGTGGGCGGGTTCATCCACAGGCTCCACTGGCGGCTCATGGTACCGGTGATGGTATCCTGTATGGTATATCCGGTGCCGTCAAAATCCAGCCACCAGGTTTTCTGAAGCGTCAGTCGGTCCGGAGCCGGATCAGGGTCTCCGCGGCGGATGGTCGTAAATTTTAATGTGCTGTCAGGTTCAATGATATAGGCGGGAAACTGCTTCCATTCTTCAGGCATATCGGTCTGTCCGGGTTCTACGGGAGCCGCCCCGGTCAGTTTGACCATCCGGAGATGGTTCTGGGACTGAAACGACCAGATTTCCGGGCCATAGGGCGTCGCCACCGGTTCGATCTGCTCGATGGGAGATTCAAAGCGGGAGAGGATCCGGACTGCCCAGCGCCCGGGGCGGGCCTGTATCAGCAGCTGGCCGTCCGCTCCCAGCCTGGCCGGCAGCGGGCTGTCAAGGCGCATGGGGATCGAACCGTCCGGGAGCATATTTTCGAGCGTTATTTCCCTGGCCTGTCCGGAAATGCTCAGGTCCAGGTGACTGGTCACGTTCATGGGGATGGTGTCGTTGAGCAGCCGAAACAGGCGAACGTCAACGCGGTTTTCCAGCACCTCCTCCTGTGCCCGCTTTTGAAGCCACAGCCGTCCGCCGGGGTCCAGAAACGGGCTGTTTGATTTTTTCCCGTTGATAAAGAGAGTGACCAGCCCTGCTTCGGCAGGGATATGGATCATTTCGGGGATTTTGGTCCATTTGAACGAGCCTTTTATCTGCCAGGTTCCCGGAAGAAGACGGATGGACGGGGTGTCGTTGCGCTCCATGACAGGCGCCGGTTCTCCATTTGCGGTTACACCGGCAGGCCATGTTCCGGGCGTTCCCGGCAGGTTCACCCAGCCCGGTGAAAATATCAGCCACCGGATTTCAAACCGGCCCCCCTCCGGTTCGATGTGAAGCGTCAGACGGGTCGGCCAGCTGCACCGGTGGGCGTTTTCGTCGTTAAAGTCGGTCGGGCACAGCTGATCTTCCATGCCGTGCAGGACCCATGCGGTCCAGTCCTGAAGCCCGGCAGGGATGTCAGCTGGGCCGGATGCGTCACAGGTGCCCTTGCAGGGCAATGCCATCAGAATCAGTAAAACGGACAGGACTGTCAGGCTTACGGAAACATGACGTTTCATATCGGATCTCCATGAGCGGGGGTTGATAAATTGTTTGGATAATTTATTTTGCATACCCTGTATTATCCGCTATCATATACCTTTGGAGAGTGCAAACAGCATATGCTGCCTGCAAGTATATCGTCAGTAAAGTTGATGGGTCCATTCGGGCTTGTTGACTTCTCTGAGTAGATTCTTATGAGTTCATCAATATTTATCCGGGAGAAATACCATGGAAATACCTCAACATAATTTTGCACTGGATCTGGTCCGGGTTACCGAAGCAGCGGCGCTGGCATCGGGCCGGTGGCTCGGCAAGGGGGATAAAGAATCCGGGGATGCGGCTGCCGTCAATGCCATGCGGCTGTCATTCAGCGTCATACAGTTCGATGGTACCGTCATTATCGGTGAAGGAGAAAAAGACAAGGCCCCGATGCTGTTCAACGGGGAGAAACTCGGGACTGGCCAGGGCATGAAAATGGATGTGGCCGTTGATCCGGTAGAAGGAACCCGCCTGCTGGCATATGGCCGGCCCAATGCCATTTCCGTGGTGGGGGTGGCACCGGCCGGAAGCATGTTCGATCCGGGGCACAGCTTTTATATGAAAAAACTGGTTGTCCCGGCTTCGGCCAGAGATGCCGTGGATATCGATGCCCCGGTTGGGGATAATTTAAAACACATCGCCCGGAAACTTGGCAAAGACGTGGATGACCTGGTGGTATTTGTACTGGATAAGCCCCGGCACCAGCAGCTGATTTCAGAGATCCGGAAGGCCGGTGCCCGGATTCAGCTTCACACGGACGGTGATGTGGCCGGCGCCCTGATGGCTGTTGATCCCTGCTGCTCAGTGGATGCGATGATCGGTACCGGAGGCACGCCCGAAGGGGTGCTGGCCGCCTGCGCCATCCGGGCACTGGGTGGGGAGCTGTTTGCGCGGCTGGATCCCCAGCTGCCGGAAGAACTCGAAGCGCTCCGGAAAGCGGGGAGGGATCTGCGTCAGGTGTACACGGCAAAGGATCTGGTCAACAGCGAAGAGGTCCTTTTCGCGGCAACCGGGATATCCGGAGGTAAATTTTTGTCAGGGGTTCGGTATACGGGTACCGGCGCCGTTACCCATTCTTTGGTGATCCGGGGGAAAACCGGCACGGTCCGGTATATCGAAGCCCACCATAACTGGGAAAAACTGATGCGGTTCAGTGCGGTCAAATATGATTAGGGCTCGATCATAATTGCGGCCACAATGTTGCGGTGCTCCGTCCCGCCCATTCCCGGCTTCTCCAACACGATCCGGGGGATGCCGGGACTATGAAGCTAAAGCGCAAAAACTCGGCGCGCCTCAAACAGTTTGCGCTTTTTAACGCTTCATAGTCCCGGCATCTTTTCCCCGGATCGCGCAATGTCGTACGCCGGGAACGGGCGGGACTCCGCGGCCACACTCCGGAACTATGGCCGAAGTTATGAGCGAGTCCGAAAAAAAGGACTGAGTGTCTGAGGGGTGGGATCTTTGCGTCCTTGTTTGAGGATGTTATAAGATAAAAGCTTCCTGTTTTTTATCTTTTGCCTCAAGCGAAGCGCTCCTCAAACGAAGTGGTCCTCAAGCGATAGCGGTCCTTAGTCCGCGCGATAGCGCGCTAAGTTAATTGAGATGGATCATCTGAAAAATGTCATAATCACACGGAAGGGGCGGGATGAAAACCGATTCGGCATTGAGGGAACTATTATCCGCAATAGACGGCAGGGGATATAAGGCCTACAGACAGATAGAAGGCAGATATCAGTTTGCCGGCTATGAGCTGGTCATCGCCCATGTGCAGGGGGATCCCTACGCGGCCGCCAGCCGGATTCATGTCCGGGTGCCGAGAAGCGCCTCGGGCTTTTTGCCCGATACCACCTCGAGCCGGAGCCGGAGGGTCGCACTGTGCGATTTTTTGACCCGGAAATTTTACGACAGCTGCCGGAAGCTGTCCCGCGGCAGCCGGGGAATCGGCAAAGGCGGGTTGATCACCATCGACCGGCCGGTCCAGGAGGTGCTTGAGCGAAATTCCATGACCATCGATGACCGATATGTTGAAGCCCGGTTTTTTATGGGCCTTCCGGCATTCGGGAGAAAAATTGCCGGCAGCGATGCCCGGGTCATGTTTTTTGAGGAGCTGCCCCGCATCGTTCAATCGTCCCTGTTTATGGCGCCGGTCGATCCGGGGGAACTTTACCGGCATATTTTTGCCGCAGAAGATGCCGATGCGTTGAGAGACCGGCTCGAATCGCTTCGTCTGACCGCTTTTGTGGCCGATGGCGCGCTGTTGCCCCGTAGCAGTGGAATCGATCCGGGTCCCATGAATAAGGATGAGGTGATTTTATTTAAATCTCCGGACCGGTTCAGGGTCGCCGTTGATCTTCCCAATTCGGGAACGGTGACAGGCATGGGAATTCCCGAAGGCGTGACCCTGATCGTGGGCGGGGGATATCACGGCAAATCCACGCTGCTCAACGCTTTGGAACTCGGGGTGTATAACCATCTTCCCGGTGACGGCAGAGAGCGGGTGGTTACCGTGGCCGGTGCCGTCAAAATCCGTGCCGCAGATGGCCGGCGGATCGAAAAAACCGATATTTCTGCCTTTATCGGAAACCTTCCCTTTGGCAAGTCAACCGATGCCTTTTCAACCGACAATGCCAGCGGCAGCACATCCCAGGCGGCCAATATCTGCGAAGCGCTTGAAATGGGGGCCAGGGTGCTCCTGCTGGATGAAGATACGTCAGCTACCAATTTCATGATTCGGGATCACCGGATGCAGATGCTGGTAACCCGGGAGAAAGAGCCGATTACTCCGTTTATTGACCGGGTCCGGCAGCTTTATGAACAAAAAGGGGTGTCAACCGTTCTGGTCATGGGCGGATGCGGGGATTATTTCGGGGTTGCCGATCATGTTATTCAGATGACGGACTATCTGCCCGCTGATGTCACCCGGGCCGCAAAAGACATTGCCAGAGACTGCGTTACGGGTCGAATGGAAGAAGGCGGGCCGTATTTTGGCCCGGTAACGGAGCGCATGCCGGATTCCGAAAGCGTCAATCCGTTCAGAAATGATGCCAGAATAAAAATTTCCGCCGCAGGATGCCGCCATATCCGTTTCGGGCGTCAGGAGATAGACCTGTGGGATATGGAGCAGATCGTCGATGAGGCCCAGACCCGGGCGATCGCCCATGCCATGTGTTATGCCACCCGGTACATGGACGGGAAAAATTCCCTGAAAGCAGTTGTTGACCGTGTCGTCAGGGATCTGGATCAGAACGGACTGGATATCCTGACTCCGTATATCACCGGAGATCTGGCGCGCTTCAGGTCCTTTGAACTGGCAGGGGCCATCAACCGGTTGAGATCTCTTAAGATGGAGCAGTTGGTTGCAGACTGAGGGGCGGTAGCTTTGCTTCTTATCTTTTGCCTCAAACGAAGTGCTCCTCGAGCGATAGCGGTCCTAAGTCCGCCCACCGGGCGCTATCTCCAGCACTTTTGCCCCCCGCACGTGTTTTTCTTTCAGTTCCACCAGGGCCGTATTGGCTTCTTCCAGCGGATAGACCTGAATTTCCGGTCGGATGGGGATCGCCGCCGCGAGCTGTAAAAATTCTTCGACATCTTTTGCGGTGACATTCGCAACGCTTTTGATTTCCTTTTCAAGCCACAGGTGAATCGGATAATCCAGATTCATCAGGTACGGCTGATCAGCCGATTCTTTGCGGATGGCATTGATGACGAGCCTGCCGCCACTTTTCAGATTTTTAAGGGCCTCCACCACCGGCTTCCAGGCGGGTGTGGTATCGATGATGCTGTCGAGTTTTTCCGGAGAATCATCTTCGGGGGATCCAGCCCATACAGCGCCAAGTTCTATTGCAAAAAGGCGCTCCTTTTCATGACGGGCAAACACAAAGACTCTGGAATTCGGAAATTTATGTCTTGCCATCATCAGTACC
This genomic interval from Desulfobacterales bacterium contains the following:
- a CDS encoding ABC-ATPase domain-containing protein: MKTDSALRELLSAIDGRGYKAYRQIEGRYQFAGYELVIAHVQGDPYAAASRIHVRVPRSASGFLPDTTSSRSRRVALCDFLTRKFYDSCRKLSRGSRGIGKGGLITIDRPVQEVLERNSMTIDDRYVEARFFMGLPAFGRKIAGSDARVMFFEELPRIVQSSLFMAPVDPGELYRHIFAAEDADALRDRLESLRLTAFVADGALLPRSSGIDPGPMNKDEVILFKSPDRFRVAVDLPNSGTVTGMGIPEGVTLIVGGGYHGKSTLLNALELGVYNHLPGDGRERVVTVAGAVKIRAADGRRIEKTDISAFIGNLPFGKSTDAFSTDNASGSTSQAANICEALEMGARVLLLDEDTSATNFMIRDHRMQMLVTREKEPITPFIDRVRQLYEQKGVSTVLVMGGCGDYFGVADHVIQMTDYLPADVTRAAKDIARDCVTGRMEEGGPYFGPVTERMPDSESVNPFRNDARIKISAAGCRHIRFGRQEIDLWDMEQIVDEAQTRAIAHAMCYATRYMDGKNSLKAVVDRVVRDLDQNGLDILTPYITGDLARFRSFELAGAINRLRSLKMEQLVAD
- the glpX gene encoding class II fructose-bisphosphatase, which gives rise to MEIPQHNFALDLVRVTEAAALASGRWLGKGDKESGDAAAVNAMRLSFSVIQFDGTVIIGEGEKDKAPMLFNGEKLGTGQGMKMDVAVDPVEGTRLLAYGRPNAISVVGVAPAGSMFDPGHSFYMKKLVVPASARDAVDIDAPVGDNLKHIARKLGKDVDDLVVFVLDKPRHQQLISEIRKAGARIQLHTDGDVAGALMAVDPCCSVDAMIGTGGTPEGVLAACAIRALGGELFARLDPQLPEELEALRKAGRDLRQVYTAKDLVNSEEVLFAATGISGGKFLSGVRYTGTGAVTHSLVIRGKTGTVRYIEAHHNWEKLMRFSAVKYD